The following proteins are encoded in a genomic region of Acidobacteriota bacterium:
- a CDS encoding aminotransferase class IV, which translates to MREYEPQELPDPRNAEILVYIGDGLVPRSEAKVSVFDSVVQGGDAVWEGLRVYSGRIFQLDAHLDRLFASAHALAFAGVPSREQVVRALFTTLKANGMDNGAHVRLTLTRGPKVTSGMSPRFNRAGCCLIVLAEWKPPVYDAEGIRLITSSVRRNSPQCLDSKIHHNNLLNNILAKIEANAAGVDDAVMLDLHGFVSETNATNLFLIRQDELHTPAAESCLPGITRRVVLELARADGIPTFERHITPSELYTADEVFTTGTMGELSPVLEIDDREIGDGSPGSITRRLQELFQRRVASEGEPFLV; encoded by the coding sequence ATGCGCGAATACGAACCCCAAGAGCTCCCCGACCCCCGCAACGCCGAGATCCTCGTCTACATTGGCGATGGCCTGGTACCCCGGTCCGAAGCCAAGGTCTCGGTCTTCGACAGCGTGGTGCAGGGCGGCGACGCGGTGTGGGAGGGGCTGCGGGTGTACTCGGGACGCATTTTCCAGCTCGACGCCCACCTGGACCGCCTCTTCGCCTCCGCCCACGCCCTCGCCTTCGCCGGCGTGCCCAGCCGCGAGCAAGTCGTCCGCGCCCTCTTCACCACCCTCAAGGCCAACGGCATGGACAACGGCGCTCACGTGCGCCTGACCCTCACCCGCGGCCCCAAGGTCACCTCCGGCATGAGCCCGCGGTTCAACCGGGCGGGGTGCTGTTTGATCGTGCTGGCGGAGTGGAAGCCGCCGGTCTACGACGCCGAAGGCATCCGCCTCATCACCTCGTCGGTACGCCGCAACTCGCCCCAATGCCTGGACTCGAAGATCCATCACAACAATCTACTCAACAACATCCTGGCGAAGATCGAGGCCAACGCCGCCGGAGTCGACGACGCTGTGATGCTCGACCTCCACGGATTCGTCTCCGAAACCAACGCCACCAACCTCTTCCTCATCCGCCAGGACGAGCTCCACACCCCCGCCGCCGAGAGCTGCCTGCCGGGAATCACCCGCCGGGTGGTCCTCGAGCTGGCCCGCGCCGACGGCATCCCCACCTTCGAGCGCCACATCACCCCCAGCGAGCTCTACACCGCCGACGAGGTCTTCACCACCGGCACCATGGGGGAGCTCTCGCCGGTGCTGGAAATCGACGACCGGGAGATCGGCGACGGCTCTCCCGGCTCCATAACCCGCCGGCTCCAGGAGCTCTTCCAGCGGCGGGTGGCCAGCGAAGGCGAGCCTTTCCTGGTCTGA
- a CDS encoding sulfotransferase family protein, with protein sequence MNVSTVSSVERFTVEHPLRIHVWSGPRNISTALMYSFAQRDDTRVVDEPFYAHYLELTGAPHPGRKEVLATMTSDAETVVRRDILAPRDRPVIFFKQMAHHLAGLDWSFLDHGVHVLLVREPQEVLTSLVNQLPRPQLRDTGLDLQVQLLDHLLERGQEPPVLDSRLLLLDPPGVLAQLCRRLGIDFQPAMLSWPAQPRPEDGVWARHWYHSLHRSTGFQPYRAKTEPLPNGLEELLETCRPLYRRLRERALTASDD encoded by the coding sequence ATGAACGTCAGCACAGTGTCCTCGGTCGAGAGGTTTACGGTCGAGCACCCTCTACGCATCCATGTGTGGTCCGGCCCGCGAAATATCTCCACCGCCTTGATGTACTCCTTCGCCCAACGGGACGACACCCGGGTGGTGGACGAGCCCTTCTACGCCCACTACCTGGAGCTCACCGGCGCCCCCCATCCGGGACGGAAGGAAGTGCTGGCGACCATGACCTCCGACGCCGAGACCGTGGTCCGCCGGGACATCCTGGCTCCCCGGGATCGGCCGGTGATCTTCTTCAAACAGATGGCCCACCACCTGGCGGGATTGGATTGGAGCTTCCTCGACCACGGCGTCCACGTGCTGCTGGTGCGCGAACCCCAGGAGGTGCTCACCAGCCTGGTGAACCAGCTACCCCGGCCCCAGCTGCGGGACACCGGCCTCGACCTCCAGGTCCAGCTCCTGGACCACCTGCTGGAGCGCGGTCAGGAACCGCCGGTTCTCGACTCCCGACTCCTGCTTCTGGACCCACCGGGCGTACTGGCTCAGCTGTGCCGGCGGCTGGGCATTGACTTCCAACCAGCCATGCTCTCCTGGCCTGCGCAACCGCGGCCGGAAGACGGTGTCTGGGCTCGTCACTGGTACCACAGCCTGCACCGCTCCACCGGCTTCCAGCCCTACCGGGCCAAGACCGAGCCTCTGCCCAACGGGCTGGAGGAATTGCTCGAGACCTGCCGGCCACTCTACCGGCGGCTCCGGGAACGGGCCCTCACCGCCAGCGACGACTAG
- a CDS encoding RluA family pseudouridine synthase: MPLSTPTRLLVFPPLVGERLDRFLAAATALSRRKAREAISAGEVLRNGRPIRVQSRELELADVIDVLRPPAELEVPPRPELPEIPLLHRDPWLLVVDKPAGMLSQPAERRGEGELACDEAVRLQLAAAEGRPPFLRLIHRLDRLTSGVLLFATDRRALEPLSRLWREKRVHRRYRALVHGVPALDGETGRLVIEAPLAKVPGGGWKFEVAAGGKASRTDVEVVAAGDERSLVECRLLTGRTHQVRVHLAHSGHPVVGDRLYGGGEARRLMLHALELSLPHPKTGETLTVTAPPPPELEAL, from the coding sequence TTGCCCCTTTCCACCCCCACCCGACTGCTCGTATTTCCGCCCCTCGTCGGCGAGCGCCTGGATCGATTCCTCGCCGCCGCCACGGCCCTGTCCCGACGCAAGGCGCGGGAGGCCATTTCCGCCGGCGAGGTGCTGCGCAACGGCCGGCCGATTCGCGTCCAATCCCGAGAGCTGGAGCTGGCAGACGTCATCGATGTGCTGCGTCCGCCGGCGGAGCTCGAAGTCCCCCCGCGTCCCGAGCTGCCGGAGATCCCCCTTCTTCATCGTGATCCCTGGCTGCTGGTGGTGGACAAGCCCGCCGGCATGCTCTCCCAGCCGGCGGAGCGCCGCGGCGAGGGGGAGCTGGCTTGCGATGAGGCGGTGCGCCTGCAGTTGGCCGCGGCGGAGGGGCGGCCTCCGTTCCTGCGACTGATTCACCGGTTGGATCGGCTGACCAGCGGTGTCCTGCTCTTCGCCACGGATCGCCGGGCCCTGGAGCCCCTGTCCCGGCTATGGCGAGAGAAGCGGGTGCACCGCCGGTACCGAGCCTTGGTCCACGGAGTCCCTGCGTTGGACGGTGAGACCGGGCGTTTGGTCATCGAAGCCCCTCTGGCCAAGGTCCCGGGAGGCGGGTGGAAGTTCGAGGTAGCCGCCGGCGGCAAGGCATCCCGCACCGATGTGGAGGTGGTGGCCGCCGGAGACGAACGGTCGCTGGTGGAATGTCGACTGCTCACCGGCCGGACCCACCAGGTGCGGGTCCATCTCGCACACTCGGGGCATCCGGTGGTGGGGGATCGCCTCTACGGCGGTGGCGAGGCGCGCCGTCTCATGCTCCATGCTCTGGAGCTCTCCTTGCCCCATCCCAAGACCGGAGAGACGCTGACAGTCACCGCTCCGCCGCCGCCGGAGCTCGAAGCGCTCTGA
- a CDS encoding fumarylacetoacetate hydrolase family protein: MLLYRLGPEGFFAVADEDGRLRYLHSDPLEVLPGGWELGREVRDEAPVPMVPVKPGKIVGVGRNYRAHAEELGNPMPAEPLLFLKAPSSIVGPRVPVLLPPESGRVEFEGEIAVVIRHRLRRCSAEDARLGILGITAACDVTARDLQRRDATFARGKSFDTFCPLGPAIAVGADVEDLTVTTRVDGEQRQHGHVREMAWGLVELVRYISHFMTLDPGDLVLTGTPEGVGPLATGQQLEVEVSGGDPLDSPIVLENPVEELCS, from the coding sequence ATGCTGCTCTATCGCTTAGGACCGGAAGGTTTCTTCGCCGTCGCCGACGAGGACGGCCGGCTGCGCTATCTCCACTCGGATCCGTTGGAGGTCCTGCCCGGAGGCTGGGAGCTGGGTCGGGAGGTGCGGGACGAGGCGCCGGTGCCCATGGTGCCTGTGAAGCCGGGGAAGATCGTCGGCGTCGGGCGCAACTACCGCGCCCATGCCGAGGAGCTGGGCAACCCCATGCCGGCGGAGCCGCTGCTCTTCCTCAAGGCCCCGTCCTCCATCGTCGGTCCCCGGGTGCCGGTGCTTTTGCCGCCGGAGAGTGGGCGAGTGGAGTTCGAAGGGGAGATCGCGGTGGTGATTCGCCACCGGCTACGTCGCTGCAGCGCAGAGGATGCCCGCTTGGGAATCCTCGGGATCACCGCCGCCTGTGACGTCACCGCCCGGGACCTCCAGCGGCGAGATGCCACGTTCGCTCGCGGTAAGAGCTTCGACACTTTCTGTCCCCTGGGGCCGGCCATCGCCGTCGGTGCGGATGTGGAGGATCTCACCGTCACCACCCGCGTCGATGGCGAGCAGCGCCAGCACGGTCATGTGCGGGAGATGGCCTGGGGTCTGGTGGAGCTGGTGCGCTACATCTCCCATTTCATGACCTTGGATCCCGGGGATTTGGTGCTCACCGGCACGCCTGAGGGTGTCGGGCCCCTGGCCACGGGCCAGCAGCTGGAGGTCGAGGTCTCCGGCGGTGACCCGCTGGACAGTCCTATCGTGCTGGAAAATCCTGTCGAGGAGCTGTGCTCATGA
- a CDS encoding S-layer homology domain-containing protein: MALLLVFALPATAQVTDGEYGDSPDGIIAGYAAPYDAVIGNFPTNFNTSNSRYSLNGGHALSVTDTWLGQVVSLERGAADPLDPDLVENFVDDDFDDGLVGGVCPSSSGSIFSTYLTFDVTFAASATGTRYINVLLDADVDGTWDSTSTTEWVVQDYPVAVNPGNTVQVTVGPFPFPSLPVATWMRVAVTSQTIGSVVSLNASGWDGSGQFTLGEFEDYLVGNQLEFVVEAAAAAEVAQAHADAIAIAWADAQARETAIALECSAASDSAFDIDVEWQSADAFAIAAAAEYSSALSFEISVANACANAQAQANAVASACASCGCATACASSSASAQASANACAQAVAAAAAFAQASAQAVGAAQASADAIAIALASANANASACALAYADAQAAASALGVAWATADAEASAAASAVSAAIAAACGGDAVAAAAAVADAQAAANASAQAAAGAFADAEASASAFAYADTYADANADALAVAVTQVSASAAAFASAQATTAVATATSASAQATATSLAQASASASAYCSSNCSCCETTGHVLTRASLAITALSAKHGAAYKPPAGTGAFKDVPKTHWAGGWIEAAVREGLMNGCGNSSFCPDDPVLRSELPEVGLKALNGANYKPIGALGMFSDLPPSDPRSDWVEDAYSQGAVEGCGSGKYCPSQLATRADSLRAVDALFKLDRACPVDTTPTEP, from the coding sequence TTGGCTCTTCTGCTCGTATTTGCTCTGCCGGCGACCGCCCAGGTCACCGATGGTGAATACGGCGACTCGCCGGACGGCATCATCGCCGGCTACGCGGCTCCCTACGATGCCGTGATCGGGAACTTCCCGACCAACTTCAACACTTCCAACAGCCGCTACAGCCTCAACGGCGGCCACGCTCTGAGCGTCACCGACACCTGGTTGGGTCAGGTGGTCAGCCTGGAGCGCGGCGCTGCCGATCCCCTCGATCCGGACCTGGTGGAGAATTTCGTCGACGACGACTTCGATGATGGCCTGGTGGGCGGCGTCTGCCCGTCCTCTTCCGGCTCGATCTTCAGCACGTATCTCACCTTCGATGTGACCTTCGCCGCTTCGGCCACTGGCACCCGCTACATCAACGTGCTGCTGGACGCTGACGTGGACGGCACCTGGGACAGCACCAGCACGACCGAATGGGTGGTTCAGGACTATCCCGTGGCGGTCAACCCGGGCAATACGGTTCAGGTCACCGTTGGTCCCTTCCCCTTCCCGTCTCTGCCCGTGGCTACCTGGATGCGCGTCGCCGTGACCAGCCAGACCATCGGTTCCGTGGTCAGCCTCAATGCCTCCGGCTGGGACGGCAGCGGTCAGTTCACTCTCGGTGAGTTCGAGGATTATCTGGTGGGTAACCAGCTCGAGTTCGTGGTCGAGGCTGCGGCGGCGGCGGAGGTCGCTCAGGCCCATGCCGACGCCATCGCCATCGCTTGGGCGGACGCCCAGGCCCGCGAGACCGCCATCGCCCTCGAGTGCTCGGCGGCCTCCGACTCGGCTTTCGACATCGACGTCGAATGGCAGAGCGCCGACGCCTTCGCCATCGCCGCTGCCGCCGAGTACAGCTCGGCCCTCTCCTTCGAGATCAGTGTCGCCAACGCCTGCGCCAACGCCCAGGCCCAGGCCAATGCGGTGGCCAGCGCGTGTGCATCCTGCGGTTGCGCTACCGCCTGTGCATCCAGCTCCGCTTCGGCTCAGGCCAGCGCCAACGCTTGCGCCCAGGCCGTAGCCGCTGCCGCCGCCTTTGCCCAGGCTTCGGCCCAGGCCGTCGGCGCCGCTCAGGCGAGCGCTGACGCCATCGCCATCGCCTTGGCTTCGGCCAACGCCAACGCCTCGGCCTGCGCCCTGGCCTACGCCGACGCTCAGGCCGCGGCTTCGGCTCTTGGCGTCGCCTGGGCTACCGCCGACGCCGAAGCGAGCGCTGCCGCCAGCGCCGTTTCCGCCGCCATCGCCGCCGCATGCGGTGGCGACGCGGTGGCCGCTGCTGCTGCCGTCGCCGACGCTCAGGCCGCGGCCAACGCTTCGGCCCAGGCCGCCGCCGGTGCCTTCGCGGACGCGGAAGCTTCCGCCAGCGCCTTCGCTTACGCTGACACCTACGCCGACGCCAACGCCGATGCCCTGGCGGTGGCGGTCACTCAGGTGAGCGCTTCCGCTGCGGCCTTCGCTTCAGCGCAGGCGACCACCGCCGTGGCGACGGCGACCAGCGCTTCGGCGCAGGCGACCGCCACCAGCCTGGCACAGGCCTCTGCCAGCGCCTCCGCATACTGCTCGAGCAATTGCAGCTGCTGCGAGACCACCGGTCACGTGCTGACCCGGGCTTCGCTGGCGATCACCGCGTTGAGCGCCAAGCACGGCGCCGCCTACAAGCCGCCGGCGGGCACGGGTGCGTTCAAGGACGTCCCCAAGACCCATTGGGCCGGTGGTTGGATCGAGGCTGCGGTGCGCGAGGGTCTGATGAACGGCTGTGGCAATTCCAGCTTCTGCCCGGACGATCCGGTGCTGCGCTCGGAGCTGCCGGAAGTCGGCCTCAAGGCTCTGAACGGTGCCAACTACAAGCCCATCGGTGCCTTGGGGATGTTCTCCGACCTGCCGCCCTCGGATCCGAGGAGCGATTGGGTGGAAGACGCCTACTCCCAGGGTGCAGTGGAAGGTTGCGGCAGCGGCAAGTACTGCCCCTCGCAGCTGGCCACCCGCGCCGATTCGCTGCGGGCCGTGGATGCGCTGTTCAAGCTGGATCGTGCGTGCCCGGTGGACACTACCCCCACCGAGCCGTGA
- a CDS encoding PIG-L family deacetylase codes for MSYQLRFPSAVLPGLRRVLSGIALTALGLAGLPASSVAAWPAASLQDPLVPPTTGGLEVIDRALAKLATHRRLLILAAHPDDEDTTLLTRVALGEGGEAAYLALNRGEGGQNLIGPELGVGLGLIRSQELLSARRVDGARQFFTRAYDFGYTRSLEETLERWPQKLLEEDALRVIRRFRPQVMVSVFPPTAAAGHGQHQAAGVIAERVFDLAGRPEAAPELLAEGALPWRPQALYRSGWFDREAEANRFPLGVVEPFSGRSYLQIALASRGLHRSQDMGRLLQLGAREGRLLPVAGVATAQGTDPFAGIDTRPAAILGGLEDAGLRASLTPDLDAVEELAREAREKLSPSHPEAAAESLGRILALLRQVRGELGEEHPGEIHAGALLDEKILIAQEGLAAAAGLVFDAATDRETLVPGETVELTVEVWNSSGEPVTVAAVELGLPEGWKAELQAEDGEEDQSVAAPRRLAAGELGSWTYRIAVAEQAPATLPYFLRQPLAGDVYSWQGVAPSVRGEPFQPPVLTARVSMTTGHGALELEREVVQRFSDQARGEVRRPLRVVPPVEVSVAPDSIVWPVGRSEARRLEVRLTNHRQRPVQGELTLDAPAGWPALDSRSFELSAGGQQSLSVDLQPPSLLPAGKHRIAVTAAVEGEVYGRAVPTVEYEHIRPVPYPRVAEVRIHAGDLQLPELGRVGYVRGASDRVPEALQRIGVPVELLTDEMLEVGDLSAFDVLVVGSRAYETNPTLGRVNGRLLEYVRGGGRLVVQYQQYQFVRGDLALLPLDIARPHDRVTDETAPVTVLDPTHPVFLTPNSITAEDWQGWVQERGLYFAHTWDSAFTPLLSLPGPAGEPLEGGLLIAPIGEGEYLYSGLAFFRQLPAGVVGAYRLFLNLLAPPARPPGPGATLPPAPG; via the coding sequence ATGAGCTACCAACTCCGCTTCCCATCCGCCGTCCTCCCGGGCCTCCGAAGAGTTCTGTCGGGCATCGCCTTGACCGCCCTGGGTCTGGCTGGGTTGCCCGCGAGCTCCGTCGCGGCCTGGCCCGCGGCGAGCCTTCAGGACCCTCTCGTTCCACCCACCACCGGCGGACTCGAAGTCATCGACCGGGCTTTGGCCAAGCTCGCCACCCATCGCCGACTGTTGATCCTGGCGGCGCACCCGGACGACGAGGACACCACCCTGCTGACGCGGGTGGCGCTGGGAGAGGGGGGCGAGGCGGCCTACCTGGCCCTCAACCGCGGCGAAGGGGGCCAGAACCTCATCGGGCCGGAGCTGGGAGTGGGGTTGGGCTTGATTCGCAGCCAGGAGCTGCTCTCCGCCCGGCGGGTGGACGGTGCTCGTCAGTTCTTCACCCGGGCCTACGACTTCGGCTACACGCGTTCGCTGGAAGAAACCCTGGAGCGTTGGCCCCAAAAGCTGCTGGAAGAAGACGCCCTACGGGTCATCCGGCGCTTCCGGCCCCAGGTGATGGTCTCTGTCTTTCCTCCCACCGCCGCTGCCGGCCACGGTCAGCACCAGGCCGCGGGGGTGATCGCCGAGCGGGTCTTCGACCTCGCCGGGCGCCCGGAGGCGGCCCCCGAGCTGCTGGCGGAGGGCGCTCTGCCGTGGCGGCCCCAGGCTCTGTACCGTTCCGGGTGGTTTGATCGGGAGGCGGAGGCCAACCGGTTTCCCCTCGGGGTGGTGGAGCCCTTCAGCGGCCGTTCCTATCTCCAGATCGCTCTCGCTAGCCGAGGGCTGCACCGCTCCCAGGACATGGGCCGGCTGCTTCAGCTGGGGGCCCGGGAGGGGCGCCTGCTTCCCGTAGCCGGTGTCGCCACCGCTCAGGGGACGGATCCCTTCGCCGGTATCGACACGCGTCCGGCGGCGATCCTTGGCGGTCTCGAAGACGCCGGTCTGCGCGCGAGCCTGACGCCGGATTTGGACGCGGTGGAGGAGCTAGCCCGGGAGGCTCGGGAGAAGCTCTCGCCCAGCCATCCGGAGGCCGCCGCCGAAAGCCTGGGCCGGATCCTCGCGCTGCTCCGCCAGGTGCGCGGCGAGCTGGGAGAAGAGCATCCGGGGGAGATTCACGCCGGGGCTCTCCTGGACGAGAAGATCCTCATCGCCCAGGAAGGTCTGGCGGCGGCGGCGGGACTGGTCTTCGACGCGGCGACGGATCGGGAGACGTTGGTGCCCGGCGAGACGGTGGAGCTCACCGTCGAGGTGTGGAATAGCTCCGGGGAACCGGTGACGGTGGCGGCGGTGGAGCTGGGACTGCCGGAAGGCTGGAAGGCTGAGTTGCAGGCGGAGGATGGGGAAGAAGACCAGTCCGTTGCGGCACCCCGCCGGTTGGCAGCGGGAGAGTTGGGAAGCTGGACCTATCGCATTGCCGTGGCGGAGCAGGCTCCGGCCACCCTGCCCTACTTTCTCCGCCAGCCCCTGGCCGGTGACGTCTACAGTTGGCAGGGCGTGGCGCCGTCGGTACGGGGTGAGCCTTTCCAGCCACCGGTGCTGACGGCCCGGGTCTCGATGACCACCGGCCATGGGGCCTTGGAGCTGGAGCGCGAGGTGGTGCAGCGCTTCTCGGATCAGGCCCGGGGCGAGGTGCGGCGGCCCCTGCGGGTGGTGCCGCCGGTGGAGGTGAGCGTGGCGCCGGATTCCATCGTCTGGCCGGTGGGCCGGAGCGAAGCCCGGCGTCTGGAAGTGCGGCTGACCAACCATCGCCAGCGGCCGGTGCAGGGTGAGCTCACCCTCGATGCACCGGCGGGCTGGCCGGCCCTCGATTCCCGTTCCTTCGAGCTATCGGCGGGAGGGCAGCAAAGCCTGAGCGTCGATCTCCAGCCGCCGAGTCTCCTGCCCGCCGGCAAACACCGCATCGCCGTCACCGCGGCGGTGGAGGGAGAGGTCTACGGCAGGGCGGTTCCGACGGTGGAGTACGAGCACATTCGTCCCGTGCCCTACCCCCGGGTGGCGGAGGTGAGGATTCACGCCGGGGATCTCCAGCTGCCGGAACTGGGGCGGGTGGGCTACGTGCGAGGGGCCTCGGACCGGGTTCCGGAGGCGCTGCAGCGCATCGGGGTGCCGGTGGAGCTGCTCACCGACGAGATGCTCGAGGTGGGAGATCTCTCCGCCTTCGATGTGTTGGTGGTGGGAAGCCGCGCCTACGAGACCAACCCCACCCTGGGCCGGGTCAACGGGCGGCTGTTGGAGTACGTCCGCGGCGGCGGCCGGCTGGTGGTGCAATACCAGCAGTATCAATTCGTCCGCGGCGATCTGGCGCTCCTGCCGCTGGACATCGCCCGACCCCATGACCGGGTCACCGACGAGACCGCACCGGTGACCGTCTTGGACCCCACCCATCCCGTGTTCCTCACCCCCAACTCCATTACCGCGGAGGATTGGCAGGGGTGGGTGCAGGAACGGGGGCTGTACTTCGCCCACACTTGGGATTCCGCCTTCACGCCGTTGCTGAGCCTGCCCGGGCCCGCAGGGGAGCCTCTGGAGGGTGGATTGTTGATCGCTCCCATCGGCGAGGGCGAGTATCTCTACTCCGGCCTGGCCTTCTTCCGCCAGCTGCCCGCCGGCGTGGTGGGGGCGTATCGCCTTTTTCTCAATCTGCTGGCACCGCCGGCAAGGCCTCCAGGACCCGGCGCAACTCTTCCTCCAGCTCCCGGATGA
- a CDS encoding response regulator has protein sequence MTESPPSDSQAGGRADNPSGGPADTPSSLPSDSQFLRRLLSQGSPESSRRRRHRRRRRLHTVQIPILRSLGFALVALGVALHNLLLTDSFDLHSYLVFLAILTVYSAGSWWILHVGYSRVERWGVRAPGLGRLGLGDLFLVVDIFLFTLAVYFTGGETSWLFFILLMRVADQTHSSFRRALVFAHVSLVAYLLMLLYIVQVDQRSIAWPVALTLCSFLYGGNLYIATSARPSERLRQRTAEAVRLSRDLIGRLQRKGRELEAARAKAEAGNQAKSRFLATMSHELRTPMNAIIGMNQLLRESGLDADQQRLAEITGQSAEVLLVILDDILDFSALEAGQLRVEEQPVELHRVLESVVELLSLEADHKGLRLGLEMTPEVPAWIRTDPLRLRQILLNLLSNGIKFTAAGSVVLRVHATEDGALEGTPTRLRFSVQDTGMGIAPEQLEHVLQPFTQGDDSDTRPYAGTGLGLALTRSLIERLGGELGVESQPRQGSTFWFELPAPPVPAVPERPARVKAPSATAPGEHHVLVVEDNPVNQTLAQHQLAQLGLSSTVAQHGEEALQQLSEKRFDLILMDVQMPVMGGFRATAEIRRREGVEQHTPIVAMTAHALPADRQRCIDAGMDDYLAKPVQLEVLAQTLSRWLGPLPQLAPDLTAVTPAPDTAGVGASEQAVDATTLEKLRILGERSGRDVLGKVVAIFHREAPHRLERLRQASAEADREALAFTAHSLRGSSGTLGAQQMADLCRRLEAEATTASPQRLDSLIRELEEELRRVLEALPAVPAD, from the coding sequence ATGACCGAGTCGCCCCCTTCAGACTCTCAGGCCGGCGGTCGAGCCGACAATCCGTCAGGCGGCCCAGCCGACACCCCATCGAGCCTCCCGTCGGATTCTCAATTCCTGCGCCGCCTACTGAGTCAGGGAAGCCCCGAAAGCTCTCGACGACGACGCCATCGCCGCAGGCGGCGGCTGCACACCGTCCAGATCCCCATCCTGCGCAGCCTCGGCTTCGCCCTAGTGGCCCTGGGGGTGGCGCTGCACAACCTGCTGCTGACCGACAGCTTCGACCTCCACAGCTACCTGGTCTTCCTGGCCATCCTGACCGTCTACAGCGCCGGGTCCTGGTGGATCCTGCACGTGGGCTACAGTCGGGTGGAGCGATGGGGCGTGCGGGCCCCTGGATTGGGACGCCTGGGCCTGGGCGATCTCTTTCTGGTCGTGGACATCTTTCTCTTCACCCTCGCGGTGTACTTCACCGGCGGCGAGACCAGCTGGCTCTTCTTCATCCTCCTGATGAGGGTCGCCGACCAGACCCACAGCAGCTTCCGCCGTGCCCTCGTCTTTGCCCACGTCAGCCTTGTCGCCTACTTGCTCATGTTGCTCTACATCGTGCAGGTGGACCAACGCTCCATCGCCTGGCCGGTGGCGCTGACCCTGTGCTCCTTCCTCTACGGCGGCAACCTCTATATCGCCACCAGCGCCCGGCCCAGCGAACGGCTGCGGCAGCGCACCGCCGAGGCCGTGCGCCTGTCCCGGGATCTCATCGGCCGACTGCAACGGAAGGGCCGGGAGCTGGAAGCAGCGCGGGCCAAGGCCGAAGCCGGCAACCAGGCCAAATCCCGCTTCCTCGCCACCATGAGCCACGAGCTCCGGACGCCCATGAACGCCATCATCGGCATGAACCAGCTGCTGCGCGAAAGCGGCCTCGACGCCGACCAGCAGCGGCTGGCGGAGATCACCGGCCAGAGCGCCGAGGTCCTGTTGGTGATTCTCGACGACATCCTGGACTTCAGCGCCCTGGAAGCCGGTCAGCTGCGGGTGGAAGAGCAACCGGTAGAGCTGCACCGGGTGTTGGAGAGCGTGGTCGAGCTCCTGTCCTTGGAGGCGGATCACAAGGGATTGAGGCTCGGACTGGAGATGACTCCGGAGGTGCCCGCGTGGATACGCACCGATCCTCTGCGACTGCGCCAGATCCTGCTCAATCTGCTCTCCAACGGGATCAAATTCACCGCCGCCGGCAGCGTGGTGCTCCGCGTCCATGCCACCGAGGACGGAGCGCTCGAAGGAACTCCGACGAGGCTGCGATTCAGCGTGCAAGACACCGGCATGGGCATCGCCCCGGAGCAGCTGGAGCACGTGCTCCAACCCTTCACCCAAGGGGACGACTCCGACACACGGCCCTATGCAGGTACAGGACTGGGCCTTGCCCTCACCCGCAGCCTGATCGAGCGCTTGGGCGGAGAGCTCGGGGTGGAGAGTCAGCCGAGGCAGGGCTCGACGTTCTGGTTCGAGCTGCCGGCGCCCCCGGTCCCGGCGGTTCCGGAGCGCCCGGCGAGGGTGAAGGCACCGAGCGCCACCGCACCGGGAGAACACCACGTGCTGGTGGTAGAGGACAACCCGGTCAACCAAACTCTAGCCCAGCACCAGCTCGCCCAGCTGGGGCTGTCGTCGACGGTGGCGCAGCACGGCGAGGAAGCGCTCCAACAGCTGAGCGAGAAACGCTTCGACTTGATCCTGATGGACGTCCAGATGCCCGTCATGGGTGGCTTTCGAGCCACCGCGGAGATCCGCCGGCGAGAGGGGGTGGAGCAGCACACGCCCATCGTAGCCATGACCGCCCACGCCCTGCCGGCGGATCGCCAGCGATGCATCGATGCGGGCATGGACGACTACCTCGCCAAACCGGTGCAGCTGGAAGTGCTGGCCCAAACCCTGAGCCGCTGGCTGGGACCGCTGCCCCAACTGGCTCCCGACCTCACCGCCGTGACGCCGGCACCGGATACAGCCGGGGTGGGCGCCAGCGAACAGGCGGTGGACGCGACCACCCTGGAGAAACTTCGCATTCTCGGCGAGCGCTCGGGACGGGACGTGCTGGGCAAGGTGGTGGCCATCTTCCACCGCGAGGCGCCCCATCGCCTGGAACGCCTGCGCCAGGCCTCTGCGGAGGCGGACCGGGAGGCCCTGGCTTTCACCGCCCATTCGCTACGCGGCAGCAGCGGAACTCTGGGGGCGCAGCAGATGGCGGATCTTTGCCGGCGCCTGGAGGCCGAAGCGACGACCGCCAGCCCGCAGCGCCTCGACTCTCTCATCCGGGAGCTGGAGGAAGAGTTGCGCCGGGTCCTGGAGGCCTTGCCGGCGGTGCCAGCAGATTGA